Proteins from a single region of Bacteroidota bacterium:
- a CDS encoding T9SS type A sorting domain-containing protein: MKKIYVLFACILGVYTMQAQISSAGAAGEYPLIPRADAKTATKAEIMAIKGDITGSSREADLTYYWINYNDAIDMAFNGGTLENISFLPLWPDSTVKVIGNDAGTPYEFYWWVHSFADMLDPTSFYISNWVDDTYTVAGNSSDWFNKDHAFRVDSVRFYYLYERHDNTVTDTLRVFVMGPGSTVHQFSTLGDPSYQAVYFRYWKEENRPNGTFTAYDILLNDADTASINVGSIQIPLDILIPKAPTGNNNKISIAFSYHPGQEYAAGDTLLDFNDPPLAVNQLNSFWLATNEEYFDGFPTSMDDGAYNQAGAATSEVRYGISTTGWNGYYVNTFAFLSTSFAWEHAYIDWHLAPEGANFQFTTPSPCVDLTKEFIDFTNFIDAPASASYFWDFDDGTSAFEQNPTHTFPSPGTYQVCLVATEASVSYQQCKNVTVDFCSGTGFESFETLSNFTIYPNPANDAVNINLDFTNQSDVVISIFNAQGQTVYSVNADNITNYSKTIDVSSLSNGLYMVQIAEGNKLTSKNFIIAR; this comes from the coding sequence ATGAAAAAAATTTATGTACTATTTGCTTGTATACTTGGTGTATATACAATGCAGGCACAAATCTCTTCAGCTGGTGCAGCGGGAGAATATCCTTTAATACCAAGAGCTGATGCAAAGACAGCTACGAAAGCAGAAATAATGGCTATTAAAGGAGATATCACTGGTAGCTCACGTGAGGCTGATCTTACATATTATTGGATCAACTATAATGATGCAATTGATATGGCATTTAATGGTGGCACATTAGAGAATATTAGTTTCCTACCATTGTGGCCTGATTCCACAGTTAAAGTAATTGGTAACGATGCCGGAACACCTTATGAATTTTATTGGTGGGTACATTCCTTTGCTGATATGTTGGACCCAACCTCTTTCTACATTTCTAATTGGGTAGATGATACCTATACTGTAGCTGGCAACTCATCTGATTGGTTTAATAAGGACCATGCTTTCCGTGTTGATTCCGTTAGATTTTATTATTTGTACGAACGCCACGATAATACAGTAACAGATACTTTAAGGGTGTTTGTTATGGGACCTGGTTCTACAGTACATCAATTTAGTACGTTAGGCGATCCGTCTTACCAAGCTGTATATTTCAGATATTGGAAAGAAGAAAACAGACCTAATGGAACTTTCACTGCATATGATATTTTATTGAATGATGCGGATACTGCTTCAATAAATGTAGGTTCAATCCAAATCCCTTTGGATATTTTAATACCCAAGGCACCAACTGGAAACAATAACAAAATATCGATAGCTTTTTCTTACCATCCCGGTCAGGAATATGCTGCAGGAGATACACTTTTGGATTTTAATGATCCCCCACTTGCTGTAAATCAACTTAACTCATTCTGGCTTGCAACTAATGAAGAATATTTTGATGGCTTCCCTACCTCTATGGATGATGGAGCATATAATCAAGCAGGAGCTGCTACAAGTGAAGTACGTTATGGCATCTCAACAACAGGATGGAATGGATATTACGTAAACACTTTTGCATTTCTATCTACTTCATTTGCTTGGGAACATGCTTATATAGATTGGCATTTGGCTCCTGAAGGTGCTAATTTTCAATTTACAACTCCTTCACCTTGTGTAGATCTTACAAAAGAATTTATAGATTTTACAAATTTTATTGATGCCCCAGCTTCTGCATCTTATTTCTGGGATTTTGATGATGGGACCAGTGCATTTGAGCAAAATCCTACACATACATTCCCTTCACCCGGAACTTATCAAGTATGTTTAGTAGCGACAGAAGCATCTGTTTCCTACCAACAATGCAAAAATGTAACTGTTGATTTTTGTTCAGGAACCGGATTTGAATCTTTTGAAACTCTTAGTAATTTCACTATCTATCCGAATCCTGCAAATGATGCAGTAAATATTAATCTGGATTTTACAAATCAAAGTGATGTAGTTATTTCAATTTTCAATGCGCAGGGACAAACGGTTTATTCAGTGAATGCTGATAACATTACCAATTATTCCAAAACCATTGATGTGAGTAGCTTATCGAATGGTTTATATATGGTTCAAATTGCTGAAGGCAATAAATTAACTTCAAAAAATTTCATAATAGCTAGATAA
- a CDS encoding T9SS type A sorting domain-containing protein produces MKRWYTISALFIAIGAFAVWYFTESFYYEGNESAEEQQKELEEKAGMKGYYEWLFELRKNPATGTLTMDDILEGRRQVEAYHANHSTRGGSLLSLDWDFMGPNNQGGRTRALVIDPLNTNRMYAGGISGGLFISDNAGQDWYPALGNQDLGSLLVGTIALADNGDLYLGTGESNTGYYDGSSSPFTHAFVGNGIYKSTDGGTTFTLLDATEPTPGVIGSTSSASWAYVYRLSTKPGDENTLVAGQNKGLYYSTDKGASWTACTSLVTGGLMSSSEAQEAMFDSEGYIHAIYSNRYYRSVSNTDPYTLDLYGEGLPISGLSRVTIAVAPSDPNYVYAYAAKSDQQLKGIYRSKDKGMSFVAISPEASSLFNPPGDQGGYNLVIAVNPNDKDRVYIGGSVQAFTWKDGGSWTAMTSSGYPTYFSKYMHADQHVIVFNPNDANIMYYGNDGGISRTTNALSSYPDFATMNKGYGTYQANGVAVGYYGEVIGGSQDNGTFFTNFLGNSTLEGIEVVGGDGGRAHVSKIRPEYLFGCYASFPPTGGANGGNLRRSVNGGLSNSNIFDCHIDYTGGGGSGCSQDGAPDGGGEFVAEWKIWENWNLYHTFEGILDEDGSVEYPLGSGNFYSIGDVVTYEGRDIELSKDNIQESRLYFASGANVWITDGALLNSTEPTVWYKIQTGTTLGTPSAFEYDNTGDILYVGTSSGRLYRFEGILTADYEYIGDVFDPAAAGITQFLYPTSFGSRITGISINRDNPNELALSIGGYGVDQNVFHSTNALADSSAVFNGIASQLPNIPAYDVLIETYNSDVIIVATEYGVWSYNLSLGGEWTQEASEIGNVPVMEIREDWIRDLTCSAIYIGTHGRGFYRAINLAPGTCDFTKANDVSSDIGPIQEEIIAGISIAPNPTDEYTTASIYLNKATSVNMKIYSMVGELKSASGFIAYPAGLNNLPVNVSALAPGTYLVVFESNGGYPKSVKISVY; encoded by the coding sequence ATGAAAAGATGGTACACGATTTCAGCATTATTTATTGCAATAGGAGCTTTTGCAGTTTGGTATTTTACTGAGTCCTTTTACTATGAAGGCAATGAAAGCGCCGAGGAACAACAAAAAGAATTGGAGGAAAAAGCCGGTATGAAAGGTTATTACGAATGGCTTTTTGAACTTCGAAAGAATCCTGCTACGGGCACTTTGACAATGGATGATATTTTAGAAGGACGTCGTCAGGTAGAAGCCTATCATGCAAACCACTCTACCCGTGGGGGAAGTTTATTAAGCCTGGATTGGGATTTTATGGGGCCAAACAATCAGGGAGGTCGCACAAGGGCTTTGGTAATTGACCCTTTAAATACTAACCGCATGTATGCAGGTGGTATTAGTGGGGGATTATTTATTTCTGATAATGCCGGGCAAGACTGGTATCCAGCTTTAGGAAATCAAGATTTAGGTTCTTTATTGGTTGGAACAATCGCATTAGCAGATAATGGAGATTTATATTTAGGAACCGGAGAAAGCAATACAGGATATTATGATGGCTCTTCATCACCTTTTACGCATGCTTTTGTAGGAAATGGAATTTATAAATCAACCGATGGTGGTACTACATTTACTTTGCTGGATGCAACTGAACCTACACCTGGAGTTATAGGAAGCACTTCTTCTGCTAGTTGGGCTTATGTATATCGATTAAGTACAAAACCTGGTGATGAAAATACTCTAGTCGCCGGACAAAATAAAGGTTTATATTATTCTACTGATAAAGGTGCTTCATGGACAGCTTGTACCTCTTTAGTTACTGGTGGATTAATGAGCTCTTCTGAAGCACAAGAAGCAATGTTTGATTCAGAAGGATATATTCATGCAATTTATTCTAATCGTTATTATCGCAGCGTATCCAATACAGACCCCTATACTTTAGATTTGTATGGTGAAGGTTTACCAATTAGTGGTTTAAGTAGAGTTACCATTGCAGTAGCACCATCTGATCCTAATTATGTATATGCCTATGCAGCGAAATCAGACCAACAACTTAAAGGTATTTATCGCTCAAAAGATAAGGGAATGAGTTTCGTTGCCATATCACCAGAAGCAAGCTCTTTGTTTAACCCACCTGGAGATCAAGGTGGATATAACCTTGTTATAGCCGTAAATCCTAATGATAAGGATAGAGTTTATATTGGTGGTTCTGTACAAGCATTCACATGGAAAGATGGAGGTAGCTGGACTGCTATGACAAGTTCTGGTTATCCTACTTACTTTTCAAAATATATGCATGCTGATCAACATGTTATCGTGTTTAATCCAAACGATGCAAATATTATGTATTACGGTAATGATGGTGGAATTTCCAGAACAACAAATGCATTGTCCTCCTATCCGGATTTTGCTACTATGAATAAAGGTTATGGAACCTATCAAGCCAATGGAGTTGCTGTTGGTTATTATGGGGAAGTTATTGGAGGATCGCAAGATAACGGCACATTTTTTACAAATTTTTTAGGAAATAGTACATTAGAAGGAATTGAAGTTGTCGGCGGTGATGGCGGACGTGCTCATGTTTCTAAAATACGTCCTGAATATCTTTTTGGATGTTATGCTTCGTTTCCGCCTACAGGAGGTGCGAATGGTGGTAATTTAAGACGCTCTGTAAATGGAGGTTTGTCCAACTCAAATATATTTGATTGTCATATAGACTACACCGGTGGCGGTGGCAGCGGTTGTAGCCAAGATGGCGCTCCAGATGGTGGGGGAGAATTTGTAGCTGAATGGAAAATTTGGGAGAATTGGAATTTGTATCACACTTTCGAAGGCATTTTAGATGAAGACGGCTCTGTGGAATATCCTTTAGGTAGTGGAAATTTCTATTCTATCGGTGATGTAGTTACCTATGAAGGAAGAGATATTGAATTATCAAAAGATAATATTCAAGAAAGCAGATTGTATTTTGCCTCAGGGGCTAATGTTTGGATTACCGATGGTGCTCTGTTGAACTCCACAGAACCAACTGTTTGGTATAAGATACAAACTGGAACTACATTAGGTACTCCTTCGGCTTTCGAATATGATAATACTGGAGACATTTTATATGTAGGTACTTCGTCTGGAAGACTGTATCGTTTTGAAGGAATACTTACAGCAGACTACGAATATATTGGTGATGTTTTTGATCCTGCTGCAGCAGGAATTACACAGTTTCTCTATCCCACATCATTTGGGTCAAGAATTACAGGCATTAGTATTAATAGAGATAATCCAAATGAATTAGCTCTATCTATTGGAGGTTATGGCGTAGATCAAAATGTGTTTCATTCAACCAATGCATTAGCTGATAGTAGCGCTGTTTTTAATGGTATTGCGAGTCAATTGCCAAACATTCCAGCATATGATGTACTTATCGAAACCTACAATAGTGATGTGATAATTGTAGCAACTGAATACGGTGTTTGGTCATATAATCTTAGTCTTGGTGGTGAATGGACTCAGGAAGCATCAGAGATTGGAAATGTTCCTGTAATGGAAATTCGTGAAGATTGGATACGTGATCTTACATGCTCTGCTATCTATATTGGCACACATGGTCGTGGTTTCTATAGAGCCATTAACCTTGCTCCAGGGACTTGTGATTTTACTAAAGCAAATGATGTGAGTTCTGATATAGGTCCTATACAAGAAGAAATTATTGCCGGTATTTCTATAGCTCCTAACCCTACAGATGAATATACAACTGCGAGTATCTATTTAAACAAGGCTACTTCAGTTAATATGAAAATCTATAGCATGGTTGGCGAATTGAAAAGTGCCTCTGGTTTTATTGCTTATCCTGCAGGACTAAATAATCTTCCTGTAAATGTTAGCGCATTAGCACCGGGTACTTATTTGGTGGTTTTTGAATCCAATGGTGGTTATCCAAAATCAGTCAAAATATCAGTGTATTAA
- the lipA gene encoding lipoyl synthase translates to MIELPIVNNKEQQTPAVNRKPPWLKVKLPTGENYKKVRGLVDSYKLHTICESGSCPNMGECWGAGTATFMILGNICTRSCSFCAVATGRPTELDLDEPARVAEAIMLMGVKHAVITSVNRDELADRGASVWNSTVVKIKELTPLVTIETLIPDVKANWDALITMINPGQDIVSHNMETVKRLYRLVRPQAKYERSLEQINRTKDFGKRTKSGIMVGLGEKEEEVFSTMDDLISHGCDILTIGQYLQPTKMHLNVQEYVHPDIFLKYKEIGLSKGFKYVESGALVRSSYHAERHLL, encoded by the coding sequence ATGATTGAACTTCCTATTGTAAATAATAAAGAACAACAAACGCCAGCAGTAAATCGCAAACCACCTTGGCTAAAAGTGAAATTGCCCACAGGGGAAAACTATAAGAAGGTGCGTGGATTGGTGGATAGTTATAAGCTGCACACCATTTGTGAAAGTGGAAGCTGCCCTAACATGGGCGAATGCTGGGGTGCAGGCACAGCAACATTTATGATACTTGGCAATATTTGTACACGATCCTGTTCTTTTTGTGCCGTTGCTACCGGCAGGCCAACGGAATTAGATTTGGATGAACCGGCCAGAGTCGCCGAAGCAATTATGTTAATGGGAGTGAAGCATGCAGTTATTACTTCAGTAAATAGGGATGAACTTGCAGATCGTGGTGCATCAGTCTGGAATAGCACTGTAGTAAAAATCAAAGAATTAACTCCACTTGTAACCATTGAAACATTAATCCCCGATGTAAAAGCAAATTGGGACGCCTTAATAACAATGATTAATCCCGGACAAGATATTGTTTCTCATAATATGGAAACAGTGAAACGACTTTATAGACTTGTTAGACCGCAAGCAAAATACGAGCGCAGTCTTGAACAAATAAATCGCACCAAAGACTTTGGCAAACGGACTAAAAGTGGAATAATGGTTGGACTTGGAGAAAAAGAAGAAGAAGTTTTTTCAACAATGGATGATCTTATATCTCACGGATGCGATATTCTTACAATTGGTCAATACTTACAACCAACAAAAATGCATTTAAATGTGCAGGAGTATGTACATCCAGATATATTTTTAAAATATAAGGAAATCGGTTTGAGCAAAGGATTTAAGTATGTAGAAAGCGGTGCTTTGGTCAGATCTTCCTATCACGCAGAGCGACATTTATTGTAA
- a CDS encoding OsmC family protein yields the protein MIVSKVIYTGDLRTEATHLKSGIKLITDAPLDNQGKGEAFSPTDLMSTSLATCMLTIMGIAARTHHIFMDGTTVEVKKIMAENPRRISEIHTLLQIPDNSLTDKQKAILENAATTCPVMLSLHPDIKKVITFNYLK from the coding sequence ATGATTGTTTCAAAAGTAATCTATACCGGAGATTTAAGAACTGAAGCCACTCACCTAAAATCAGGAATTAAATTAATAACTGACGCCCCTCTTGATAATCAAGGTAAGGGTGAAGCATTTTCTCCCACAGATTTAATGTCAACATCGTTAGCCACTTGTATGCTCACAATCATGGGTATAGCTGCAAGAACACATCATATTTTTATGGATGGCACTACTGTGGAAGTAAAGAAAATAATGGCTGAAAATCCCCGGCGCATTTCAGAAATTCACACACTTTTACAAATCCCGGATAACAGTCTTACTGATAAACAAAAAGCTATTTTAGAAAATGCCGCAACCACCTGCCCGGTTATGTTGAGTTTGCATCCTGATATAAAAAAGGTAATTACTTTTAATTATCTGAAATAG
- the ytxJ gene encoding bacillithiol system redox-active protein YtxJ yields the protein MIDWKNITSTDQYEELIRESFDKPLIIFKHSRSCGISSMALRRFEKDIHPTNEINLTMVNVRADRKVSNYIAEQHQITHESPQLLLIKNGKIVYHASHSHINANEVLNQLSISDN from the coding sequence ATGATAGATTGGAAGAATATTACATCTACCGATCAATATGAAGAACTAATTCGGGAGTCTTTTGATAAACCACTTATTATATTTAAGCACAGCCGTTCATGTGGAATCAGTTCAATGGCACTTAGAAGATTTGAAAAGGACATTCATCCTACTAATGAAATAAATCTGACAATGGTGAATGTAAGAGCTGATAGAAAAGTTTCAAATTATATAGCAGAACAACATCAGATAACCCATGAATCTCCACAACTTCTATTGATTAAAAATGGAAAAATTGTATATCATGCTTCTCATTCCCATATCAATGCAAATGAAGTATTGAATCAATTATCTATTTCAGATAATTAA
- a CDS encoding peptidoglycan synthetase, with protein sequence MNIHLIAIGGAVMHNLGIALAKKGYNVSGSDDEIFEPSRSRLLQYGLLPETPGWFPEKINQRLDAVILGMHARADNPELLKSKELGLHVYSFPEYIFNQSETKKRVVVCGSHGKTSITSMIMHCLKQSSFDFDYLVGAQLKGFETMVQLSDAPVIIIEGDEYFASPLDQRPKFLHYKPHITVLSGIAWDHFNVFPTWESYLDQFRQLLLSMNKESVLIYNADDKNILQLIEEVNPNFKTIPYSVPQYHVSGNHTTIEVDNNTFNLNVFGKHNMENMAGAAQVCELLNIGKTTFYKNMQNFEGAARRLEVLYQTDSKIVFRDFAHSPSKVKATIDAVKEQYPEKKLIACLELHTYSSLNKNFLPNYANTMLAANERIVYFNPHTLDIKKLPSLSKSDMQGFFNDTDLMVINNSESLLQSLKNAITDNTCLLLMSSGNFNNLNFEQLI encoded by the coding sequence ATGAATATTCACTTAATAGCAATTGGAGGTGCGGTAATGCACAACCTCGGAATTGCCTTAGCTAAAAAAGGCTACAATGTTTCAGGTTCTGATGATGAAATTTTCGAACCTTCCCGTTCCAGATTATTACAATATGGTTTGTTGCCGGAAACACCGGGTTGGTTTCCTGAAAAAATAAATCAGCGTCTGGATGCAGTTATTCTGGGAATGCATGCAAGGGCAGATAATCCTGAATTACTAAAATCTAAAGAATTAGGGCTGCATGTATATAGTTTTCCTGAATACATCTTCAATCAATCGGAAACAAAAAAAAGAGTGGTAGTGTGCGGCAGTCATGGTAAAACATCAATCACTTCCATGATTATGCATTGTTTAAAACAATCTTCTTTTGATTTTGATTATTTAGTTGGTGCTCAATTAAAAGGTTTTGAGACGATGGTACAACTTAGTGATGCTCCTGTTATAATTATTGAAGGTGATGAATATTTTGCTTCACCTTTGGACCAGCGACCTAAATTTTTACATTACAAACCACATATCACTGTACTCAGCGGTATTGCCTGGGACCATTTTAATGTATTTCCAACATGGGAAAGTTATCTTGATCAATTCCGGCAATTACTATTAAGCATGAATAAAGAAAGTGTATTGATTTATAATGCAGACGATAAAAATATTCTACAGTTAATAGAAGAAGTAAACCCCAATTTCAAAACAATCCCCTACTCCGTGCCGCAATATCATGTATCCGGAAATCATACAACAATTGAAGTCGATAACAATACATTTAATTTAAATGTATTTGGAAAACATAACATGGAGAATATGGCAGGTGCAGCTCAAGTATGTGAATTATTAAATATTGGAAAAACCACATTTTATAAAAACATGCAAAACTTTGAAGGTGCTGCCCGCAGATTAGAAGTATTATATCAAACTGATTCAAAAATAGTTTTCAGAGATTTTGCGCATTCACCATCTAAAGTGAAAGCAACTATTGATGCAGTGAAAGAACAATACCCGGAAAAGAAATTAATTGCCTGTCTTGAATTACATACTTACAGCAGTTTAAATAAAAATTTCTTGCCTAATTATGCTAATACTATGCTTGCTGCAAATGAGCGAATTGTCTATTTCAACCCTCATACTCTTGACATAAAAAAACTCCCATCATTAAGTAAATCCGACATGCAGGGCTTTTTTAACGACACTGATTTAATGGTGATAAACAATTCTGAATCTTTATTACAATCATTAAAAAACGCAATCACTGACAACACTTGTTTATTACTTATGAGCTCGGGCAATTTTAATAATTTGAATTTTGAGCAATTAATTTGA
- a CDS encoding 3'-5' exonuclease, whose protein sequence is MLHLDKPFVFIDLETTGINVATDRIIEISMLKILPGGNQEVKTYRINPGIPIPADSTAIHGITDADLKDAPRFEKVATEIRDFIGNADLGGYNSNKFDIPLLIEEFLRADIGFDDERRYVDVMRIFTLMEKRTLEAAYKFFCNKELENAHSAEADVKATYEVLLGQIDRYKDDLKNDISFLHEFSKDGDFVDTGRRMIYKDGKEYFNFGKYNGRLVEEIFQKEPQYFDWIINNDFPLHTKLKLKMMKLRFKQSKTRN, encoded by the coding sequence ATGCTCCACTTAGATAAACCCTTTGTTTTTATAGATCTTGAAACCACTGGAATTAATGTGGCAACCGATCGCATTATTGAAATAAGTATGTTGAAGATACTTCCTGGCGGAAATCAGGAAGTAAAAACATATCGCATTAATCCGGGTATTCCGATACCCGCTGACTCTACTGCAATTCATGGAATAACGGATGCCGATTTAAAAGACGCACCTCGTTTTGAAAAGGTAGCAACTGAAATTCGTGATTTTATTGGCAATGCAGATTTGGGTGGGTATAATTCCAATAAGTTTGATATCCCTTTATTGATTGAAGAATTTTTAAGAGCGGATATCGGCTTTGATGATGAGCGCAGATATGTGGATGTGATGCGCATTTTTACACTCATGGAAAAACGCACTCTTGAAGCTGCTTATAAATTTTTCTGCAATAAAGAATTGGAAAATGCACATAGTGCAGAGGCAGATGTAAAAGCAACTTACGAAGTTCTTCTCGGACAAATAGATCGCTATAAAGATGATTTGAAAAATGATATTTCTTTTTTACATGAGTTTAGCAAGGATGGCGATTTTGTGGACACCGGAAGAAGAATGATTTATAAAGATGGTAAGGAGTATTTTAATTTTGGAAAATATAATGGTCGCTTAGTTGAAGAAATTTTTCAGAAGGAACCACAGTATTTTGATTGGATAATAAATAATGATTTCCCTTTGCATACCAAACTGAAATTAAAAATGATGAAGCTCAGATTTAAGCAATCCAAAACACGCAATTAG
- a CDS encoding polyprenol monophosphomannose synthase gives MSLTKSIVIIPTYNEQENIAGIIRAVMSLPEQFNVLIIDDNSADGTSVTVENLQSEFINRLHLIKRAGKLGLGTAYILGFKWALEHGYEYIMEMDADFSHNPADLSRLLHACQHHADLVVGSRYVKGGKVENWPSNRIFISKGASIYVRMITGMPVHDTTAGFVCYKRIVLDNIDLDKIQFIGYAFQIEMKFAAWRCGFKLKEIPITFKDREKGTSKMSKGIVKEAVIGVLKMKWNSLFNNYRKHSEN, from the coding sequence ATTAGTTTGACTAAGTCAATAGTTATAATACCCACCTATAACGAACAGGAAAATATAGCTGGAATAATTCGTGCGGTAATGTCATTACCCGAACAATTCAATGTGCTGATTATTGATGATAATTCTGCGGATGGTACATCAGTTACTGTTGAAAATTTACAATCAGAATTTATAAACAGATTGCATTTAATAAAACGTGCTGGTAAGTTAGGATTAGGTACTGCATATATTCTTGGATTCAAATGGGCATTAGAACATGGTTATGAATATATCATGGAAATGGATGCAGATTTTTCTCACAATCCCGCTGATCTTTCCAGATTGTTACATGCATGTCAACATCATGCAGATCTGGTAGTTGGCTCTCGTTATGTGAAGGGAGGTAAGGTTGAAAATTGGCCATCGAATAGAATCTTTATTTCTAAAGGTGCATCTATTTATGTAAGAATGATTACGGGTATGCCGGTGCATGATACCACTGCAGGATTTGTTTGTTACAAGCGTATTGTGTTAGACAATATAGATCTTGATAAAATACAATTTATCGGATATGCATTTCAAATAGAAATGAAATTTGCTGCATGGCGATGTGGCTTTAAACTCAAAGAAATTCCTATAACTTTTAAAGACCGTGAAAAAGGAACTTCGAAAATGAGTAAAGGAATTGTGAAAGAAGCAGTAATCGGTGTATTAAAAATGAAATGGAATAGTTTGTTTAATAATTATAGAAAGCACAGTGAAAACTAA
- the corA gene encoding magnesium/cobalt transporter CorA: MKTNLRLKRQRNRSKKKKVGLPPGSLIYTGTQKMDHVKITAFIFDETSYEEKIIKQKELEQLQIPDDKLVWVNIDGLHDIPLMEAIAKKFNLHGLVMEDILNVYQFPKIDAHQKSGILFLALNEFNMPEQSQVIETDQISIILSKNILLTFQERESEIFNPVIQRLQSGNSRVRKLGTGYLCYALLDTLIDSYGEALEKFDDDFYALEDDILGKPDVNQLHNIHRLNKNMIAIRKAAAPVKEIIAGMLKIEDDIISEELYVYLRDIQDHIIKVIATIDSDRESLTNMININLSNQSTKMNETIKVLTIISTIFIPLSFIAGIYGMNFTNMPELETRNGYFILLSIMAVVVIAQLIYYRYKRWL, encoded by the coding sequence GTGAAAACTAATCTTCGCCTTAAACGTCAACGCAACAGATCTAAGAAAAAAAAGGTAGGCCTGCCTCCAGGCTCGTTGATCTACACGGGCACACAGAAGATGGATCATGTAAAAATTACTGCATTTATTTTTGATGAAACATCTTATGAAGAAAAAATAATTAAGCAAAAAGAATTAGAACAATTACAAATTCCGGATGATAAATTAGTGTGGGTAAATATTGATGGATTGCATGATATTCCTTTGATGGAAGCTATTGCTAAAAAATTCAATTTACATGGTCTGGTAATGGAAGACATTTTAAATGTGTATCAATTTCCAAAAATAGATGCACATCAGAAATCAGGTATATTATTTCTTGCATTAAATGAATTTAATATGCCTGAGCAATCGCAGGTAATTGAAACAGATCAGATAAGTATTATTTTATCAAAAAATATTTTGCTTACTTTTCAAGAAAGAGAAAGCGAAATTTTTAACCCGGTAATTCAAAGATTACAATCCGGCAATTCAAGAGTTAGAAAATTAGGAACCGGATATTTATGCTACGCTCTCTTAGATACTTTAATTGATAGCTATGGTGAGGCATTAGAAAAATTTGACGATGATTTTTATGCTTTGGAAGATGATATATTAGGCAAGCCCGATGTAAATCAATTGCATAATATTCATCGGTTAAATAAAAATATGATTGCAATACGGAAAGCTGCTGCACCTGTAAAAGAAATAATTGCTGGTATGCTTAAAATTGAGGATGATATAATCTCTGAAGAACTATATGTATATCTGAGAGATATTCAAGATCATATTATTAAAGTGATTGCTACAATTGATTCTGATCGGGAATCTTTAACCAACATGATTAATATCAATCTCTCCAATCAGAGTACAAAGATGAATGAAACCATAAAGGTGCTCACTATCATTTCTACCATCTTTATTCCACTCTCTTTTATAGCTGGTATCTATGGAATGAATTTTACAAATATGCCTGAACTGGAAACCAGAAACGGCTACTTCATTTTATTATCAATTATGGCAGTGGTAGTAATTGCGCAACTAATTTATTATCGCTACAAGCGTTGGCTATAA
- a CDS encoding DUF4252 domain-containing protein, whose product MKKLLAIIILCLIFNANNLHANITEKEGTKLNLWIPGLLIKVFSGISDDYISDSEIEGQAAMEFASKIGNLNLCVREGDYYNISDAKINRKLARMEKKEYEELLRVIDDGTLVNVSIKQKKNGNIKRVIVLVDETDETFVYAKINCNVAIDDVQQLIQNIDIADL is encoded by the coding sequence ATGAAAAAATTACTAGCTATTATTATTTTGTGTTTAATATTTAATGCAAATAATCTACATGCGAACATTACGGAGAAAGAAGGAACAAAATTAAATCTGTGGATACCTGGTTTACTTATCAAAGTTTTTTCAGGAATATCAGATGATTATATCAGTGACAGTGAAATAGAGGGGCAGGCTGCGATGGAATTTGCATCAAAAATCGGAAATCTAAATCTCTGTGTAAGAGAAGGTGACTATTATAATATTTCCGATGCAAAAATCAATAGAAAATTAGCTCGGATGGAGAAGAAAGAATATGAAGAATTATTGCGAGTGATAGATGATGGGACATTAGTGAATGTGAGTATTAAACAAAAGAAAAACGGCAATATTAAAAGAGTAATTGTTTTAGTGGATGAAACTGATGAAACATTTGTGTATGCTAAAATAAATTGTAATGTGGCAATAGATGATGTTCAGCAATTAATTCAAAATATAGATATAGCGGACTTATAA